A single window of [Clostridium] hylemonae DSM 15053 DNA harbors:
- a CDS encoding dihydrofolate reductase, with translation MNLIVAVDKNWAIGAGNKLLVSIPQDMKFFRETTKGKVVAMGRKTLESFPGGQPLKNRVNIVMTTDKAYSTNGIVLVHSLEEMLCELKKYPSEDIYVIGGETIYRQLLPHCDRAYITRIDHAYDADTYFPNLDEDPQWKMTKTSEEQTYFDLEYAFTVYERVS, from the coding sequence ATGAACCTGATAGTAGCAGTGGACAAGAACTGGGCGATAGGAGCGGGCAATAAACTGCTCGTAAGCATCCCGCAGGATATGAAGTTTTTCCGGGAAACGACAAAAGGCAAAGTGGTGGCCATGGGACGCAAGACACTGGAGAGCTTTCCGGGAGGCCAGCCGCTTAAAAACAGAGTGAACATTGTGATGACGACTGACAAAGCATACAGTACGAACGGCATTGTGCTCGTGCACTCTCTTGAGGAAATGCTGTGCGAGCTCAAAAAATATCCGTCCGAAGACATCTATGTCATCGGCGGGGAGACGATCTACCGCCAGCTTCTTCCGCACTGTGACAGGGCGTATATAACCCGCATCGACCATGCATATGACGCGGACACATATTTCCCGAACCTGGACGAAGATCCGCAGTGGAAAATGACGAAGACGAGTGAGGAACAGACGTACTTTGATCTGGAATATGCATTTACCGTATATGAAAGGGTATCATGA
- the thyA gene encoding thymidylate synthase yields MSYADKVFIDMCRDIIDNGTDTKGEKVRPVWEDGTPAYTVKKFGVVNRYDLSKEFPALTLRRTGIKSCTDELLWIWQKKSNNIHDLNSHIWDSWADEDGSIGKAYGYQMGVKHQYKEGMFDQIDRVIYDLKHNPYSRRIMTNLYVHQDLHEMALYPCAYSMTFNVTKEKGSDRLTLNGILNQRSQDVLAANNWNVCQYSVLLHMLAQVCGMKAGEFVHVIADAHIYDRHIPMIEELIAREPLPAPAFWLNPEIKDFYEFTRDDVKLIDYNTHEQIKNIPVAV; encoded by the coding sequence ATGAGTTATGCAGATAAAGTGTTTATCGATATGTGCAGAGATATCATAGATAACGGTACGGACACAAAAGGTGAGAAGGTGCGCCCGGTGTGGGAAGACGGAACTCCGGCCTACACGGTCAAAAAGTTCGGTGTCGTCAACAGGTATGACCTGTCAAAAGAATTTCCGGCCCTGACACTTCGGCGGACAGGCATCAAGAGCTGTACGGATGAACTTCTCTGGATATGGCAGAAAAAGTCCAACAACATCCATGATCTAAACAGCCATATCTGGGACAGCTGGGCGGATGAGGACGGTTCCATCGGCAAGGCCTACGGGTATCAGATGGGCGTGAAGCATCAGTATAAAGAAGGGATGTTTGACCAGATAGACCGTGTTATTTATGACTTGAAGCATAATCCTTACAGCCGCAGGATCATGACGAACTTATACGTGCACCAGGACCTGCACGAGATGGCGCTCTATCCGTGTGCATACAGTATGACCTTTAATGTGACGAAGGAAAAGGGCAGTGACAGGCTGACGCTGAACGGGATCCTGAACCAGCGCTCCCAGGATGTACTGGCGGCCAACAACTGGAACGTGTGCCAGTATTCCGTCCTGCTTCATATGCTGGCGCAGGTGTGCGGCATGAAGGCCGGAGAGTTTGTACATGTCATAGCGGACGCGCACATCTACGACAGGCACATCCCGATGATAGAAGAGCTGATCGCGCGTGAGCCGCTGCCGGCGCCTGCATTCTGGCTGAACCCGGAGATAAAAGACTTTTATGAATTTACGCGGGACGATGTGAAGCTGATCGATTACAATACACATGAACAGATCAAAAATATTCCGGTTGCGGTATAA
- a CDS encoding DUF2325 domain-containing protein, producing the protein MSVVIIGGNERMEQQYKQICRRHKYKAKVFTRMSGNLKTQIGQPDLIILFTSTVAHKMVHCALKEAERYNIRVERAHSSSANALDTVLQSVKTA; encoded by the coding sequence ATGAGTGTTGTGATCATAGGCGGAAATGAGCGGATGGAGCAGCAGTATAAACAGATCTGCAGGCGTCACAAATATAAGGCAAAGGTATTTACTCGAATGTCCGGAAATCTAAAAACTCAGATAGGGCAGCCGGATTTGATTATATTGTTCACTTCTACCGTGGCGCACAAGATGGTCCACTGTGCGCTGAAAGAAGCAGAGCGTTATAATATCCGGGTAGAGCGCGCCCACAGCAGCAGTGCAAATGCGCTGGATACAGTGCTTCAGAGCGTAAAAACAGCATAG
- a CDS encoding flavodoxin, with protein sequence MSIPVVYWSGTGNTEQMAEAVAAGIKAAGQEADLCSVGGADAGRLADEKAFALGCPSMGAEELEESEMEPFVQALEGNVAGKTVLLFGSYGWGDGEWMRTWEERMKNAGALLVNGGGVIANEAPDDSAVKACEEAGKALAAAV encoded by the coding sequence ATGAGCATACCGGTAGTATATTGGAGCGGAACAGGGAATACAGAACAGATGGCTGAGGCTGTTGCGGCCGGAATCAAGGCGGCAGGGCAGGAGGCGGATCTGTGCAGTGTCGGCGGAGCGGACGCCGGCCGGCTGGCGGATGAAAAGGCGTTTGCACTTGGATGCCCGTCCATGGGAGCAGAAGAACTGGAAGAAAGCGAGATGGAGCCTTTTGTCCAGGCGCTGGAAGGTAATGTGGCGGGAAAGACGGTACTCCTGTTCGGTTCTTACGGCTGGGGAGACGGCGAATGGATGCGGACATGGGAAGAGCGGATGAAAAACGCGGGAGCGTTGCTTGTCAACGGCGGGGGCGTTATCGCCAATGAAGCGCCGGACGACTCGGCGGTGAAGGCATGTGAGGAAGCAGGGAAAGCACTGGCCGCGGCGGTGTAA
- a CDS encoding DUF3793 family protein, with product MPIEVVSYMLSVEDVKRRLQFQLILQCAPFLKGIKVACITNVDKEVCRELRTVLAGTGIEYRILTVRKGRCLVFFFRREAFKAYLNRKDIREFLSLYGYGCAGGEADVDGILQRLSARVCRYSKEDIAFPHEIGAFLDYPLEDVKGFIDNGGRNCLITGYWKVYGDAEKAQMMFLAYDKAKTSAVNEFLVGRHIRDIACAAA from the coding sequence ATGCCCATTGAAGTTGTATCTTATATGCTGTCGGTCGAGGATGTGAAGCGTCGGCTGCAGTTCCAGCTTATTCTGCAGTGTGCCCCGTTTTTAAAGGGGATCAAGGTTGCCTGTATCACGAATGTGGATAAGGAGGTCTGCCGGGAACTCAGGACGGTGCTTGCGGGAACCGGAATTGAATATAGAATACTTACAGTGAGAAAGGGCAGATGTCTTGTGTTTTTCTTCCGTCGGGAGGCTTTTAAGGCGTATCTGAACCGGAAGGATATCAGAGAATTTCTTTCTTTATATGGATATGGATGTGCCGGCGGGGAGGCGGATGTCGACGGCATCCTGCAGAGACTTTCCGCCAGGGTCTGCCGTTACTCTAAGGAGGACATAGCGTTTCCCCATGAGATCGGCGCGTTTCTTGATTATCCGCTGGAGGATGTGAAAGGATTCATAGACAACGGCGGCAGGAACTGTCTGATCACCGGATATTGGAAGGTGTACGGTGACGCCGAGAAGGCGCAGATGATGTTTCTTGCCTATGACAAGGCAAAGACGAGCGCAGTGAATGAGTTTCTGGTGGGCAGGCATATCAGAGATATCGCATGTGCGGCGGCATAG
- a CDS encoding MarR family winged helix-turn-helix transcriptional regulator, which produces MQERLPVGFVFKQINNVYEKEFNNLLRTLGITASQCAVLDYLFSSRKEEVNQRDIEKALSLKNPTVTGLLKRLDEKGFILIVPSNKDKRCKIVYLTEKAYDIQRRMEADRKKIDKKLTIGMTKKEVEALQRMLGKVLYNISDP; this is translated from the coding sequence ATGCAGGAAAGATTACCGGTAGGTTTCGTGTTTAAGCAGATAAATAATGTATATGAGAAAGAATTTAATAATTTGCTCCGGACGCTTGGCATCACTGCGTCCCAGTGCGCGGTGCTGGATTACCTTTTTTCCAGCAGGAAGGAAGAAGTGAACCAGAGAGATATCGAGAAAGCGCTGAGTCTCAAGAATCCGACGGTGACGGGACTTCTGAAAAGACTGGATGAAAAAGGATTCATACTTATCGTGCCGAGCAATAAAGACAAGCGGTGCAAGATCGTCTACCTGACGGAAAAGGCATACGACATCCAGCGTAGGATGGAGGCGGACCGGAAAAAAATAGACAAAAAGCTTACGATCGGCATGACGAAAAAAGAAGTAGAGGCGCTGCAGAGAATGCTTGGAAAAGTGCTTTATAATATATCAGATCCATAG
- a CDS encoding DUF554 domain-containing protein has translation MPVGVIVDSICVFAGGIAGAFLGKRLDKNLCSTLTLVFGVCSMTLGITSITKMEQMPAVIFAVILGTVAGELLHLEKGIAKAAEKVQAPVARIMKTDTKDSRDTFMAEFISIVVLFCASGTGIFGALQSGITGDHTILISKAILDLFTAAIFAASLGFIVSLVAVPQFVILMLLYLCAGLIMPLTTDTMLADFTACGGVLMLATGFRIAGIKQFPIANMLPAMAFVMPFSWIWTQVM, from the coding sequence ATGCCGGTTGGAGTGATCGTGGATAGTATATGTGTATTTGCAGGAGGCATAGCGGGGGCGTTTCTCGGGAAGCGGCTCGACAAGAACCTGTGCAGTACACTGACGCTCGTATTTGGCGTGTGCAGTATGACGCTTGGGATCACAAGTATCACAAAGATGGAGCAGATGCCGGCAGTTATATTTGCCGTCATCCTCGGGACAGTAGCCGGTGAACTTCTGCACCTGGAGAAGGGAATCGCGAAAGCGGCGGAGAAAGTGCAGGCGCCGGTGGCCAGGATCATGAAGACAGATACAAAGGACAGCAGGGATACGTTTATGGCAGAATTTATCAGTATCGTTGTGTTATTCTGTGCCAGCGGAACCGGGATCTTCGGAGCGCTGCAGTCCGGTATCACAGGGGATCATACGATCCTCATATCCAAAGCCATACTTGATTTGTTCACGGCGGCCATATTTGCCGCAAGCCTTGGGTTTATTGTTTCACTCGTGGCGGTTCCGCAGTTTGTCATACTCATGCTGCTTTACCTGTGCGCAGGACTTATCATGCCGCTGACGACAGACACGATGCTGGCAGATTTTACGGCATGCGGAGGAGTGCTGATGCTGGCCACCGGCTTCCGGATCGCCGGGATAAAGCAGTTTCCCATCGCCAATATGCTGCCTGCGATGGCGTTTGTCATGCCCTTTTCGTGGATCTGGACACAGGTAATGTAA
- a CDS encoding folate family ECF transporter S component, producing the protein MKKIKSLFTDSFHELRNLKTLAMTAMLLAIAVVLGFYTLQLTDYIKIGFAYIANELTGMMFGPVVGSVMGGLADLVKYLVKPTGPFFPGFTISGFLGGLIYGIVLYKRPLSIRRIIVANGLVTVLINLLLNTYWLTLLYGNTFVALFPARIVKQIIMMPIEVVLFYAVAKVLSRAHLFAGQGSVAK; encoded by the coding sequence ATGAAAAAAATCAAGTCACTGTTCACAGACTCCTTTCACGAGTTGAGAAACTTAAAGACCCTGGCCATGACGGCCATGCTGCTGGCGATCGCGGTCGTGCTTGGATTTTACACGCTCCAGCTGACCGACTATATCAAGATCGGTTTTGCGTACATTGCCAATGAACTGACCGGTATGATGTTCGGGCCGGTAGTCGGGAGCGTCATGGGAGGCCTTGCGGATCTTGTAAAGTATCTCGTGAAGCCTACGGGGCCTTTTTTCCCCGGTTTTACCATAAGCGGGTTCTTAGGCGGCCTCATATACGGAATCGTATTGTATAAAAGGCCGCTCAGTATCAGGCGGATCATTGTCGCCAACGGACTTGTGACGGTGCTCATCAATCTGCTTCTGAATACATACTGGCTCACCCTGCTCTACGGCAATACGTTTGTGGCGCTTTTCCCGGCCAGGATCGTGAAGCAGATCATTATGATGCCGATAGAGGTGGTCCTGTTTTATGCGGTGGCGAAGGTGCTCTCCAGAGCGCATCTGTTTGCGGGACAGGGGAGCGTTGCGAAGTAA
- a CDS encoding MATE family efflux transporter — protein MERLEKQNPLATEKVGRLIAKFAIPAIISMLVSSLYNIVDQIFIGQGVGMLGNAATNIAFPVSIICTATALLLGIGSASNFNLESGAGNTERAAGIAGTGLSVLAVSGVLIAVIVLLFLDPLLHLFGVTPDVLPYAQDYTGITAFGIPFLVLTTGGNHLIRADRSPTYSMTCMLTGAIINTILDPLFIFGFHWGIKGAAWATIIGQIISGLMVIIYFARFRHMELSASLLRPKGSYLKAIASLGMASCINQIAMAVVQITMNNTLRHYGASSMYGTDIPLACVGVISKVNMVFMAICIGISQGCQPIWGFNYGAGNFGRVKETYKKAAVISLAVGILFFVGFQIFPRQLVSIFGSGSEEYFHFAERYFRIFMFMTFVNGLQPMSSGFFTSIGKAKLGIVVSLTRQVIFLLPLIVIFPLFMGIDGVMYAGPIADAAAAAVAIVYAYRELKKFNHCPAKENVLE, from the coding sequence ATGGAAAGGTTAGAAAAACAGAATCCTCTGGCTACAGAGAAAGTAGGCAGACTAATAGCAAAATTTGCGATACCGGCAATCATAAGCATGCTTGTCAGTTCGCTTTATAATATTGTAGACCAGATATTTATCGGACAGGGAGTCGGCATGCTTGGAAATGCGGCGACGAATATCGCATTTCCGGTGTCCATCATCTGTACGGCGACAGCGCTTCTGCTCGGCATCGGGAGCGCTTCTAATTTTAATCTCGAATCGGGGGCGGGCAATACAGAACGTGCGGCAGGAATCGCAGGGACAGGCTTATCTGTGCTCGCGGTGAGCGGAGTGCTCATCGCGGTCATAGTGCTTCTGTTTCTTGATCCGCTGCTGCATCTGTTCGGTGTCACGCCGGATGTTCTGCCATATGCCCAGGATTATACAGGGATAACGGCATTTGGGATCCCGTTTCTCGTGCTGACGACGGGCGGCAATCATCTGATCCGGGCGGACCGCAGTCCGACGTATTCCATGACGTGTATGCTGACCGGTGCGATCATCAACACAATACTTGACCCGCTTTTTATCTTCGGGTTTCACTGGGGGATCAAAGGTGCGGCGTGGGCGACGATCATTGGCCAGATAATCTCCGGGCTTATGGTGATCATCTATTTTGCCAGGTTTCGGCATATGGAGCTGTCGGCTTCCCTGCTGCGGCCGAAAGGCTCTTATCTCAAAGCGATCGCGTCGCTTGGCATGGCATCCTGTATCAATCAGATCGCCATGGCCGTCGTACAGATCACGATGAACAATACGCTGCGCCACTATGGGGCGTCTTCGATGTACGGCACGGATATTCCGCTTGCCTGCGTTGGGGTTATCTCCAAAGTAAACATGGTCTTTATGGCCATCTGTATCGGTATCTCACAGGGGTGCCAGCCTATTTGGGGATTTAACTACGGCGCCGGAAATTTTGGCAGAGTGAAGGAGACATATAAGAAAGCAGCGGTGATCTCCCTTGCGGTAGGGATCCTTTTCTTTGTTGGGTTCCAGATATTTCCGAGACAGCTCGTCAGCATATTCGGAAGCGGGAGTGAGGAATATTTCCATTTTGCAGAGCGGTATTTCCGTATCTTTATGTTTATGACATTTGTAAACGGACTGCAGCCGATGTCATCCGGTTTCTTTACATCCATCGGAAAGGCGAAGCTTGGGATCGTGGTATCTCTCACGAGACAGGTCATATTCCTGCTGCCATTGATCGTCATTTTCCCGCTGTTTATGGGGATCGACGGCGTCATGTATGCGGGGCCCATAGCAGATGCGGCAGCGGCGGCGGTGGCGATCGTATATGCGTACCGTGAGCTTAAGAAGTTTAACCATTGCCCTGCTAAGGAGAATGTGCTAGAATGA
- a CDS encoding homoserine dehydrogenase codes for MTEKRTIKAGLLGLGTVGSGVYKLMERQQKEMVHKVGASLCIEKILVHNMDKKREGVDMSLLTDKWTDIIDNDEIEIVIEVMGGIEPARTMILEALNSGKNVVTANKDLVAEYGKELLDAAENNGVDFLFEAAVAGGIPIIRPLKQCLASNEIDEVIGIVNGTTNYILTKMFEDGMDFKEALAKATELGYAEADPTADIQGLDAGRKVAIMASIAFHSRVVFPDVYTEGITGITARDIQYAREFGSVIKLLGVAHNTEDGIEVGVYPMLLPKDHPLASVRDSFNAVFVHGDAVDDAMFYGRGAGELPTASAIMGDVIDVARDIQYHCTGRISCTCYRKTPIKRFDDVKNKFFLRMQVDNKPGVLAAIASVFGVHKVSISKVVQKIITDGTAELVIVTEAVKEYHMQDALEHLKDMETTREISSIIREY; via the coding sequence ATGACGGAGAAAAGAACGATAAAGGCAGGACTGCTCGGGCTTGGAACAGTCGGAAGCGGTGTATATAAGCTGATGGAGAGACAGCAGAAGGAGATGGTGCACAAGGTCGGCGCCAGTCTGTGTATTGAGAAAATTCTTGTACATAATATGGATAAGAAGCGGGAAGGCGTAGATATGTCGCTGCTGACCGACAAATGGACGGATATCATAGATAATGATGAGATCGAGATCGTGATAGAAGTTATGGGCGGCATCGAACCGGCCAGAACGATGATCCTTGAGGCGCTGAATTCCGGAAAAAATGTTGTGACAGCCAACAAAGACCTGGTGGCGGAGTATGGAAAAGAGCTGCTCGATGCGGCGGAGAACAATGGGGTGGATTTCCTGTTTGAGGCGGCGGTTGCGGGAGGGATCCCGATCATCCGTCCTTTAAAACAGTGCCTTGCGTCCAATGAGATCGATGAAGTGATCGGAATCGTAAACGGCACGACCAACTATATTTTGACGAAAATGTTTGAGGACGGTATGGACTTTAAGGAGGCGCTCGCTAAAGCCACGGAGCTGGGCTATGCGGAGGCGGATCCTACGGCTGATATCCAGGGACTCGATGCCGGGCGCAAAGTGGCCATCATGGCATCGATCGCCTTTCATTCCAGAGTTGTATTTCCCGACGTGTACACGGAAGGGATCACCGGAATTACAGCAAGGGACATTCAGTATGCCCGGGAATTCGGCAGTGTGATCAAGCTGCTCGGAGTTGCGCATAATACAGAGGACGGCATTGAAGTAGGTGTCTATCCGATGCTGCTTCCAAAGGACCATCCGCTGGCATCAGTGAGAGATTCCTTCAACGCAGTCTTTGTCCACGGCGATGCAGTGGATGATGCCATGTTCTATGGAAGAGGCGCGGGAGAATTGCCGACTGCGAGCGCTATCATGGGGGATGTCATCGATGTGGCGAGAGATATCCAGTACCACTGTACAGGAAGGATCAGTTGTACATGCTACCGTAAGACACCGATCAAGCGGTTTGACGATGTGAAGAACAAGTTCTTTCTCCGCATGCAGGTGGACAATAAGCCGGGAGTGCTGGCTGCTATCGCCAGTGTGTTTGGTGTCCACAAGGTGAGCATTTCCAAGGTCGTGCAGAAGATCATCACAGACGGGACGGCGGAACTTGTCATAGTGACAGAAGCGGTGAAGGAATATCATATGCAGGATGCTTTGGAACATTTGAAGGATATGGAGACAACGCGGGAAATCAGCAGTATTATCCGTGAGTATTAG
- a CDS encoding nitroreductase family protein produces the protein MDMQLKRESCRIYSEKPVSREMLIRLVDVARLSPSGCNAQPWRFIIVDEPEARRKVMEALYDGELTGCPWGDKVPAFILICEDEAHLMPGVGEHYGSQHFAQMDIGMAAMALCCEAASIGLGTCMIGTMSQEKLHKAFDIPAERTVRLIITVGHPAREGAPRKKNRKSLEEILSFNQWQ, from the coding sequence ATGGATATGCAATTGAAGAGGGAAAGCTGCAGGATCTACAGTGAAAAACCGGTTTCCAGAGAGATGCTGATCCGCCTGGTGGATGTGGCGCGGCTGTCTCCCAGCGGCTGCAATGCCCAGCCGTGGCGTTTTATCATAGTCGATGAACCTGAGGCGCGCAGGAAGGTGATGGAGGCGCTTTATGATGGAGAGCTGACCGGTTGCCCGTGGGGAGATAAAGTGCCGGCATTTATATTGATCTGTGAGGATGAGGCGCATCTTATGCCCGGTGTCGGCGAGCACTATGGATCCCAGCATTTTGCGCAGATGGATATCGGCATGGCGGCTATGGCGCTCTGCTGTGAGGCTGCGTCCATCGGACTCGGCACGTGCATGATCGGGACGATGAGCCAGGAGAAGCTGCACAAGGCATTTGATATTCCGGCAGAGAGGACTGTGCGCCTCATCATAACGGTTGGTCATCCGGCCAGAGAGGGAGCCCCGCGGAAAAAGAACAGGAAGAGCCTGGAGGAAATTCTAAGCTTTAATCAATGGCAGTAG
- a CDS encoding S24/S26 family peptidase: MKKVLKVISNLITGILIAGLLTYIAVMRFFPEQLKERLGYQTFVILTDSMEPTIPVDSLVVVRNLGDEEEIKENEIISFRVDRLGDDVIFTHYFKKKEIDETGKERYYTIAENAERYDDYVTYREDILGTYQFHIPYAGKLVRFLQSPFALLELGLICIFLIIYHILWNKFDNEEKLLVEIAETGNVIDSGLDKAPPETESVCVIPKEEPSSSIMEAEETAAVDATAEEAEELCAKPEMVNGQPEISGKVLFGYRMAPSSGAFESGSAGFSLTVDVDGTMRYEAYAGGKGREAVRDSRLSGRSLKKLKKIMKDSQLVIRNLPETLDNGFSIGRGSFFIFRGRMVTAWNIRHNNLKKMKAKDYTYYKKYKKNMKHENDVLELFKKIRNVLREEGIKINLDSAEIKAGK, translated from the coding sequence ATGAAAAAAGTGTTGAAAGTTATTAGCAATTTAATTACAGGTATATTGATCGCAGGGCTGCTGACTTATATAGCAGTTATGCGTTTTTTTCCTGAACAATTGAAAGAACGGCTTGGTTACCAGACATTTGTTATATTGACAGACAGTATGGAACCTACCATACCGGTTGATTCCCTCGTAGTTGTCAGGAACTTAGGGGATGAAGAGGAGATAAAAGAGAACGAGATTATTTCTTTCCGCGTAGACCGGCTTGGTGATGACGTTATATTTACGCATTACTTCAAAAAGAAAGAGATAGATGAAACGGGAAAGGAAAGGTATTATACGATAGCAGAAAACGCTGAGCGGTATGACGATTATGTAACCTACAGGGAGGATATCCTTGGCACTTACCAATTTCACATCCCGTATGCGGGTAAACTGGTCAGGTTCCTTCAAAGTCCTTTTGCACTGTTGGAACTTGGTCTCATCTGTATTTTTTTGATTATTTATCATATTTTGTGGAACAAATTTGACAATGAGGAGAAATTGCTGGTTGAGATAGCGGAGACCGGTAATGTTATTGACTCTGGTTTGGACAAAGCCCCTCCTGAGACTGAAAGTGTCTGTGTGATACCCAAGGAGGAGCCTTCCTCGTCTATTATGGAGGCAGAAGAGACTGCAGCCGTTGACGCAACAGCCGAAGAAGCAGAAGAACTGTGCGCTAAACCGGAGATGGTGAATGGACAGCCGGAGATAAGCGGCAAAGTGCTGTTCGGGTACCGCATGGCCCCGTCGTCCGGCGCGTTTGAAAGCGGCAGCGCCGGGTTCTCGCTTACGGTGGACGTGGACGGTACAATGCGCTATGAGGCGTATGCCGGAGGAAAAGGCAGAGAGGCAGTCAGGGACTCCAGGCTCAGCGGCAGGAGCTTAAAGAAGCTTAAGAAAATCATGAAGGACAGTCAGCTTGTCATCCGGAACCTTCCGGAGACACTTGACAACGGCTTCAGCATTGGAAGGGGCAGCTTCTTCATCTTCCGGGGGCGCATGGTGACTGCCTGGAATATCAGACATAACAATCTTAAAAAGATGAAAGCAAAAGACTATACATATTATAAAAAGTACAAAAAGAATATGAAGCATGAAAATGATGTGCTGGAACTTTTTAAGAAAATCAGGAACGTGCTCAGAGAGGAAGGAATAAAAATAAATCTTGATTCAGCGGAGATAAAAGCTGGAAAGTAG
- a CDS encoding LysR family transcriptional regulator: MELKHLKYFVEIAEQKSMRKAADRLYVTQPNLTRAMQNLEDEMGTRLLVRSNHGVSLTTTGESLYYYAQSVINQLNEIDALKLKDKEFMQNRLDLSVGNIILKDEIMLDFYENLRTRHANISIYETSIEKVLVNVSKLEAEIGIIAVNTEQCPALNKILEIKGLEVHEIASSPLYVHVGGNSPLYGRGCIEPEELLQHTYVHLPYDYFSNINRVVTLGDIRVMDFKRTIVINNYHAIVSMIKRTDAFIFGGKWQIDELKKGHIDSLMLNNCGVGKKLMWIKRKKEILSVQARGFLDILMENYAD; the protein is encoded by the coding sequence ATGGAGCTGAAACATTTAAAATATTTTGTAGAGATAGCCGAACAAAAAAGCATGCGTAAGGCCGCGGACCGGCTGTACGTGACCCAGCCGAACCTTACGAGGGCCATGCAGAATCTGGAGGACGAGATGGGGACGAGGCTGCTCGTGCGTTCCAACCACGGAGTGAGCCTCACAACGACAGGAGAAAGCCTGTATTATTATGCCCAGTCTGTCATCAATCAGCTGAATGAGATCGACGCGCTGAAACTCAAGGACAAGGAGTTCATGCAGAACAGACTCGACTTGTCTGTTGGAAATATTATTTTGAAAGATGAGATAATGCTGGATTTCTATGAGAATCTGCGGACGCGGCATGCCAACATTTCCATATATGAGACTTCGATTGAAAAAGTGCTTGTAAATGTGTCAAAGCTGGAGGCGGAGATAGGTATCATTGCCGTGAACACAGAGCAGTGTCCTGCGCTGAACAAGATTTTGGAGATCAAAGGGCTGGAAGTGCATGAGATCGCTTCAAGCCCGCTTTACGTACACGTCGGCGGCAACAGTCCGCTATACGGGCGCGGATGCATTGAACCCGAAGAACTCCTTCAGCACACGTATGTGCATCTGCCTTATGATTATTTTTCAAATATAAACCGGGTTGTCACGCTTGGAGATATCCGGGTGATGGATTTTAAGCGCACGATAGTCATAAATAATTATCACGCCATTGTCAGTATGATCAAACGAACCGATGCGTTTATCTTCGGCGGCAAATGGCAGATCGACGAGCTTAAGAAGGGGCATATTGACAGTCTTATGCTCAATAATTGCGGCGTGGGGAAAAAACTCATGTGGATCAAGCGCAAAAAAGAGATTCTTTCCGTTCAGGCGAGAGGGTTTCTCGATATTCTCATGGAGAATTACGCGGACTGA